One window of Dermochelys coriacea isolate rDerCor1 chromosome 22, rDerCor1.pri.v4, whole genome shotgun sequence genomic DNA carries:
- the ST3GAL4 gene encoding CMP-N-acetylneuraminate-beta-galactosamide-alpha-2,3-sialyltransferase 4 isoform X7, with the protein MILGLAFFLVLAWYSISREESFSFPVQDVRMTCPQGELEKKATLLIGNYTRDHPMFLHLNDYFWVKNQSPYELPYGTKGSEDILLRVLAITSYSVPESIQSMKCRRCAVVGNGHRLRNSSMGEAINKYDVVIRLNNAPVHGYEGDVGSKTTMRLFYPESAHFNPRRENNPDTLLVLVPFKPMDFQWLETILNDKKRVRKGFWKQPPLIWDANPEQVRILNPYFMEITAAKLLNLSMRQPRKIKQKPTTGLLAITLALHFCDLVHIAGFGYPDSANKKQTIHYYEQITLKSMAASEHNVSHEALAIKRMLELGIVKNLTYF; encoded by the exons ATGATCTTAGGGCTGGCGTTCTTTCTGGTGTTGGCGTGGTACTCTATATCCCGCGAAGAAAG TTTTTCTTTCCCCGTGCAAGATGTCAGAATGACGTGTCCCCAAGGAGAGTTGGAAAAGAAAGCCACGCTGCTCATAGGAAA TTACACACGGGACCATCCCATGTTTTTACACCTAAACGATTACTTTTGGGTGAAGAACCAGTCGCCGTATGAGCTGCCATATGGGACTAAAGGAAGCG AAGACATTCTCCTCCGGGTGTTAGCGATCACCAGCTACTCGGTGCCCGAAAGCATCCAAAG CATGAAGTGCCGAAGATGTGCAGTGGTGGGGAACGGACACCGGCTCCGAAACAGCTCCATgggggaagcaatcaacaaaTATGACGTGGTAATCAG GTTGAACAACGCACCGGTTCATGGGTACGAGGGGGACGTGGGCTCCAAAACCACTATGCGGCTGTTTTACCCAGAGTCCGCGCACTTCAACCCCAGACGGGAAAACAACCCGGATActctgctggtgctggtgccCTTTAAACCCATGGATTTCCAGTGGCTGGAGACGATCCTCAATGACAAGAAGCGA GTTCGCAAAGGGTTCTGGAAGCAGCCCCCTTTAATCTGGGATGCCAATCCCGAACAAGTGCGCATTCTGAACCCTTACTTTATGGAAATTACTGCTGCTAAATTGCTTAATCTTTCCATGAGGCAGCCGCGGAAGATTAAACAG AAACCAACAACAGGATTATTAGCCATCACCTTGGCATTGCACTTCTGTGACCTGGTACATATCGCAGGCTTTGGGTACCCCGATTCTGCCAATAAGAAACAGACTATACACTACTACGAGCAAATCACACTTAAATCAATGGCT GCTTCGGAGCACAATGTCTCGCACGAGGCATTGGCAATAAAAAGGATGCTTGAATTAGGCATCGTCAAGAACCTTACGTACTTCTGA
- the ST3GAL4 gene encoding CMP-N-acetylneuraminate-beta-galactosamide-alpha-2,3-sialyltransferase 4 isoform X1, whose amino-acid sequence MINKSRWKMILGLAFFLVLAWYSISREESFSFPVQDVRMTCPQGELEKKATLLIGNYTRDHPMFLHLNDYFWVKNQSPYELPYGTKGSEDILLRVLAITSYSVPESIQSMKCRRCAVVGNGHRLRNSSMGEAINKYDVVIRLNNAPVHGYEGDVGSKTTMRLFYPESAHFNPRRENNPDTLLVLVPFKPMDFQWLETILNDKKRVRKGFWKQPPLIWDANPEQVRILNPYFMEITAAKLLNLSMRQPRKIKQKPTTGLLAITLALHFCDLVHIAGFGYPDSANKKQTIHYYEQITLKSMAASEHNVSHEALAIKRMLELGIVKNLTYF is encoded by the exons GATGGAAGATGATCTTAGGGCTGGCGTTCTTTCTGGTGTTGGCGTGGTACTCTATATCCCGCGAAGAAAG TTTTTCTTTCCCCGTGCAAGATGTCAGAATGACGTGTCCCCAAGGAGAGTTGGAAAAGAAAGCCACGCTGCTCATAGGAAA TTACACACGGGACCATCCCATGTTTTTACACCTAAACGATTACTTTTGGGTGAAGAACCAGTCGCCGTATGAGCTGCCATATGGGACTAAAGGAAGCG AAGACATTCTCCTCCGGGTGTTAGCGATCACCAGCTACTCGGTGCCCGAAAGCATCCAAAG CATGAAGTGCCGAAGATGTGCAGTGGTGGGGAACGGACACCGGCTCCGAAACAGCTCCATgggggaagcaatcaacaaaTATGACGTGGTAATCAG GTTGAACAACGCACCGGTTCATGGGTACGAGGGGGACGTGGGCTCCAAAACCACTATGCGGCTGTTTTACCCAGAGTCCGCGCACTTCAACCCCAGACGGGAAAACAACCCGGATActctgctggtgctggtgccCTTTAAACCCATGGATTTCCAGTGGCTGGAGACGATCCTCAATGACAAGAAGCGA GTTCGCAAAGGGTTCTGGAAGCAGCCCCCTTTAATCTGGGATGCCAATCCCGAACAAGTGCGCATTCTGAACCCTTACTTTATGGAAATTACTGCTGCTAAATTGCTTAATCTTTCCATGAGGCAGCCGCGGAAGATTAAACAG AAACCAACAACAGGATTATTAGCCATCACCTTGGCATTGCACTTCTGTGACCTGGTACATATCGCAGGCTTTGGGTACCCCGATTCTGCCAATAAGAAACAGACTATACACTACTACGAGCAAATCACACTTAAATCAATGGCT GCTTCGGAGCACAATGTCTCGCACGAGGCATTGGCAATAAAAAGGATGCTTGAATTAGGCATCGTCAAGAACCTTACGTACTTCTGA
- the ST3GAL4 gene encoding CMP-N-acetylneuraminate-beta-galactosamide-alpha-2,3-sialyltransferase 4 isoform X6 codes for MINKSRWKMILGLAFFLVLAWYSISREERYIHLFSFPVQDVRMTCPQGELEKKATLLIGNYTRDHPMFLHLNDYFWVKNQSPYELPYGTKGSEDILLRVLAITSYSVPESIQSMKCRRCAVVGNGHRLRNSSMGEAINKYDVVIRLNNAPVHGYEGDVGSKTTMRLFYPESAHFNPRRENNPDTLLVLVPFKPMDFQWLETILNDKKRVRKGFWKQPPLIWDANPEQVRILNPYFMEITAAKLLNLSMRQPRKIKQKPTTGLLAITLALHFCDLVHIAGFGYPDSANKKQTIHYYEQITLKSMAASEHNVSHEALAIKRMLELGIVKNLTYF; via the exons GATGGAAGATGATCTTAGGGCTGGCGTTCTTTCTGGTGTTGGCGTGGTACTCTATATCCCGCGAAGAAAGGTACATACATCT TTTTTCTTTCCCCGTGCAAGATGTCAGAATGACGTGTCCCCAAGGAGAGTTGGAAAAGAAAGCCACGCTGCTCATAGGAAA TTACACACGGGACCATCCCATGTTTTTACACCTAAACGATTACTTTTGGGTGAAGAACCAGTCGCCGTATGAGCTGCCATATGGGACTAAAGGAAGCG AAGACATTCTCCTCCGGGTGTTAGCGATCACCAGCTACTCGGTGCCCGAAAGCATCCAAAG CATGAAGTGCCGAAGATGTGCAGTGGTGGGGAACGGACACCGGCTCCGAAACAGCTCCATgggggaagcaatcaacaaaTATGACGTGGTAATCAG GTTGAACAACGCACCGGTTCATGGGTACGAGGGGGACGTGGGCTCCAAAACCACTATGCGGCTGTTTTACCCAGAGTCCGCGCACTTCAACCCCAGACGGGAAAACAACCCGGATActctgctggtgctggtgccCTTTAAACCCATGGATTTCCAGTGGCTGGAGACGATCCTCAATGACAAGAAGCGA GTTCGCAAAGGGTTCTGGAAGCAGCCCCCTTTAATCTGGGATGCCAATCCCGAACAAGTGCGCATTCTGAACCCTTACTTTATGGAAATTACTGCTGCTAAATTGCTTAATCTTTCCATGAGGCAGCCGCGGAAGATTAAACAG AAACCAACAACAGGATTATTAGCCATCACCTTGGCATTGCACTTCTGTGACCTGGTACATATCGCAGGCTTTGGGTACCCCGATTCTGCCAATAAGAAACAGACTATACACTACTACGAGCAAATCACACTTAAATCAATGGCT GCTTCGGAGCACAATGTCTCGCACGAGGCATTGGCAATAAAAAGGATGCTTGAATTAGGCATCGTCAAGAACCTTACGTACTTCTGA